aataatacataagttattataattaaataaattacataaaataaattgattttaacGTCGGTGATAATTGAACGTTGTTCAGCTCGATGCGTGTTTCTGTCGAtccttgaatttttttaatcgatacGGTATTTTTTGATGCGTCGCACGTTCGTTTCGCCGAAGATTTTGAATTGAGCGTTAATCTAGCACTGACAACGCTCAGTCTTGTGTTTACCATAAAATTTACGTTATTCTCTCTGCTGAGaagaattttgatttatttcctCTACATGTATATCGTTCACCATTTAGTATTCTCGACATTGGATAAATtatgtatacaaaatttttattcgtcgttaaataaattaatggaaGCTAGTGTTTGTGTAAATGTACCGTaatgtgtataaatatttgcttGAAACAAGATAAATATGGAATTTAACGCGAGTAATCCTAGGATCGTATTCACTATTTGCACAGTTGGAACTTCAGAGATATAAGTaaacgtaatttaaaaaatttcttttaaactcCTTAATCAAGTTGTTAACACAATTTTAATACTATCGATGATCCGATTATCGACTCtgatatataacaataataataattaataataattaataataataatgaataataattaatcgcaAAGAGTTTTcacaaaaataatgaaataatattatggaGAATTTTCTATTACCGTTTTATCGGTCGTGCAAGAAAAATTCGCAAATATTGTCCGAATAAATATCTACCTTCTTCTGTATCGAATCGTTGAAATGCAATGTACGAGATTAATTCTTTGcaacgtttatttatattttacatgtaCTTATCCTAATCCGGTAGTTCGCTGGCAGATAAGATAACTACAAACTCCAAATGATATCTGACGGGTGTATACAGCGATTGATATTGCAGAAATTTTCGCGCATAACTTGATTTCCATTGACTTCAAATGGAGAAATACGAACAAAAGGTCTTTAAGTTGCTTTATACCGATAATATTGACTTGCTATTATTTCAAACAATAAAACAGTTGAAAATGTGTGATTCTAATGCGGTTCATACATGCGATTTTTGTGCAGCATACTGTAACCTAATTCCTCGGCCATTCCTTTTCAACGACACTTTTTTAGTCACTTTATGCAAtgtcatttatatatatacgaaaCTTGAAAAACATACGTATTAGAAAGATAAACTACGATAtgtttaattatcaattataacgtcacattatTAGCCAAAAATAAGATGCAATAtcgtttgataaaaataagaatttgttGAAAGTCGTATATTTTACGAACAGTAAATAACCCTTGCGTTTTATACttaaattatcaaatacgTATTAACCTGCCTTAACAACCGAAATTTTCCAATGCcaatttattcaaaaaaaatttttcttttcaacccTTTTATCGCTTGATAAACTACCAAATGATACAAAACAAGTACAAATGAACAACTTggaaaagaattatttctttatcctCAAGATTCCCTCTTTTTCTAGCATTGGATACATAAAATACGTACTTTCAGCTTTTTAATTCAGAACTGCCATTCCAACGTGAAGACTAAAATGCCCAAAACCAAAACAACGATCCTTTCCATAACACACTAATCTCGACCACCGATATTAAACGCTGACGACATCGAGCAGAAcacgaataaaaatgaacCAATCGACAAATAAACGATCGTACCTGAAAATTCACTTACTCGAGGGATCCAGTTAGAATCGCGTTTCTCCcttgagaaattaatttttttatgagaATAACGGTTCGTCTCACGATATCCCGATGACGAGGCTGCAGGATGTCATTTCACGGTTTCTACGCGACAAGATTCACGAATTGTCACGGCCGCAGTATCGATTACGAGGATCGTGACGGAGGGACGATTAAAAAACTGAGAAGCTGACctgttaaaataaaaacaggTCGATCGGTCGAACGAGCGGATCCAACGTGATCGAGACTCTGGTGGAGACTATCTCGAAGCAGGACTCGCAAGTCGGAAATCGGCTGCACAGCGAAAGCGTTTCTCCCACTTTTGTCGTGACAGTGAGTCTCACGGCGAAGGTTATGCTCCTTCTCGACCCGTGACACcgcgattaattaaatttgaaactgATTTCTGGCGCAGCGTTAAAAACATTTGTACGATTGACATGCGCATATTCCATTTAATTTACGGTCACCTTTCGCGTTTGTTATACGTCATCGTGctttattatttctctttgATTTCGTTTTCACTGTGATTCAGTCTTTTCTTCGTTAAGAGAAATGGACGCAAGATGTATCATTAAACTATTCTCTACATATTATTCTCTACATATGTTTAAAGAAGATATCCGAGTGCTTCGTTCGATCCTGTGTACATTTTATTCttcaaaaatgtttttatatcgtgtaacaATTGAGAAAGCGAGGATACATTTTCTTTCcgaaaattctacaaatttaaACGATTGTTTACGAAgcttaaaaaatgttgtgaTCTAGGCAGCAGCTTCGAGCTTGTAAATGAACCCAGGTAGATTGTTGTACGAAATTCTACGAATCACGAAATTATAACAGTTTAAATATCggtaatttttcatcgaaaattttcagtatatgtatatgtatataaattttcagtaTAGtcgatatatgtaaaatatacaaaactatTTGCTATCTACGTtccattttctaaattatattcataaaaataggaattattcgcataccgttatatgtaaaatgtacgttagagaaataattaataagtttATTTGATAACACAACTCGATGtagttaataaattatgtttataaaattcatatttataaaattcttttctctgttttgcctattttcatttccttttcttcctcttatATTCTCGCTAAAATTCTCGTTAAAATGAAGTTAAAAATACGAAGATGTGGTCATACATgatatagaaatttctatacgtcgttatgtACTATACGGTAAACTTTCTTTTTAGCCCAGTTTCGAAATGCACTCCGAATCGAGTTGACCTGTACGACTCGGGTCAAGTTCGAAAGCGTTATATATAGATACGTTAAGAGTTTACCTTCTTCTTTCTGCATTGTAATTTAAACATGTTCGTAACTAACATCAAGTTCGATTTAAATAGTTCTCATTGAATTCTTACttagaatttctaatttcgtTTACTTCCTCTCATGATTGTTAATATATTCGAGACTTACAGATATTACAATGACGTTTTtcgaaatttacaaataagttTGTATAATTTTGCATGAATTTGTACGTTTTTTTAAAACTAGCTCTTAATAGAACAGGTTTGCAAAAATGTTGTTTGAAACGGTGGAAGGTTTCGAAATGAACTTCGAGACGTAAAAGTTAAACGATTCGAAAACCTGGTTCCTCCATTCcaaaattattggaatttatttattattgaaaattattaaattatgaagaTGAAATTGCCTAACTAAAAAGTTGTCTATCATCGGATCCATCTGCTTCAAAAGTCTTATTCCAACtactttccttttttcgctattctgcctttttttttttgttttacgctTATACTTTACTCGgattttcttctttgcttTACATTTTAAGAAGATGCAAAGAAAAATCATGTATACCGTGTATATCGATCACAATCTTTTGCATACATTGTGCgagcttgaaatatttttaatgtcaAAAAAATTCGGCTGCATCGGAAATGTTAAATAAGTCGCGATAAGTTTCATTTCGTCTGTGCATCAAGCTAAAAATTGTTGCGCTATAATCTCATCGTTCATACTTCTCttgaaaacatatttttcattgtcGAAGGATATTTTAGGAGTgagcaaatattatttataatatacagaAATAATAGTGTTTCGTACAAAACTATACACTTAATAGTAATTTGATAAAACCATTATAAATGTACAACAATAGCAATTGTTGATATTCttaaaatactttgtacaAGAACGTGATCACAGTGGAAAAAAGATCTTTAGTGGATATAATTCGAATGCTTCATTGTTTTAGTCTCTTCGTTTTCCTATAttgattattcatttttacgaTATCCGTACGAATTCCATtctaaaaaatagaagaaattgtATCAGTTTCTTGCTTTATTATatcgaaaatttgtatttcatcCCGATTTATTCGAGTGTTCCTTTTCTGTAATCTTCTATCACATTTTAATTGACATATTTCTACTAAATTCATTTATAAGacaaaagaatatatttatgtcctttgtaaattctataaaaaatttatatttttaaagaatataaagcATATATTTTAGGAAGACTCGAATACAACATCGATTTTTGTCTCTGTATAACGTACGATTGGAAACAATGAAGGTTAATTAAAATAGGTTAATTAAATCTTACCTTTGATCTTATCTTCGTGCTGAAGCAGTACAGGATACCAATCGGCACTGGTGTAATCGATTTCCGGCAAATTTCCCCCATAGTTCTTCGGAATGTGACTAACTGGAATGTACGCATGAAGGGCGGACATCTTGTTGCCGTGGAAGAACATACGTTTCTTTAGCTTTTCCTTCACGAAGGGCTTGAACATCTGCCACACCATGTTGAATAGGAACGGTTGTTTTACGAAGTGTACCTACGATCGATTAGAATAGTCGACGTTATTAATCAAAAGCGTTAAAACTATAcgtaaagtaattttatttatgggTCGATCCTATCACACGCATAACTAAATTACGGACGTTGGCGCATTTATGGAAAGGTCTAAAAGTTAGTTCCATTAATCCGGATTTTGaagattttcataatttttaagatTCGAAAGTTTTAAGAATAGATTCGTTTAGGTGGAAGTAGGTGACAAtgcattgaatttaaaaatcccTTTCCCATAAGAAAACTGGTGCGATCTATCATGTTTTCCTCCTATAGTTTTCGTTTGAATTGTCAAAATCCAGAATTCATGCGTAACAACGCGCAACATTGCGAGATACtaagaaatattacaaaatcctTAAATCAAAGTTGTCTACGAACCTCTTTCAAACGCAGAGGCATAGCTTCTTGAATAAACGTCAAGAGTTTCATACAAAAAGATGGTGTCATTCCCATCACTTGTTTCATACTTAGGCCGTCGAAATCCATTATGACGACAGTTCCGTATATCTGTAAAAGAGAATCATTTTCTTACACGAACATGAAAGCATGCCTGAAAAGCAAGTCACGAACTACCAAAGGAAGAAATAATCTTCTCAGCTACGATCgtagatattttacataaccATATAATCACGAGTATATTGAACGTTACAAAACCAACAGCGTTATAAAACCAGCCTGTCCGTTGACAATTTCTATCGTACTTGCCTGAGTTAGCGGCTCCCACATGGCAAGCTGGTGAACCAAATACAACACTCGAAATATTTGATCGGCGCTGACAGCGGACGGATCCCATGACTTTCCGCAGTTAACGATAAGTATTCTTCGATTCTTGTGATCTCTTCCTTTGATGACATTCACCACGTTGTGCTCGAGCATAGCGACCCTCTCGTCGTTTGGCATCAAATTAGACAACAGAATTGcgtttttatctttaaaatcGGCGACCCTCTTCATCAGCTCGTAGGCGCTCTTCGCGTAGAATTTGCATGGTCGCAGGAATATTAAAAGGAAAACATCGTCCGTACGAAAATGGAGTGTTTTGTCgtctgaaaatgaaaatgagaaatttattaatggtCAAGTCGATGaataacgttaaaacgtatgaaATGTATGGCGAATAATATTATGGCTGTTAGAATTGAAGATGTCGTAACGAAGTATAATTCAGGGAAatagaaaaagtattttaacttCTTCCGCTCGATATAAACATGTATATCGATTTTCTTTAAGCACAATGTTCGtcgtattatataattattgtaagTGTAGCTATAACTATGTCACggaagaattatatatatatatatatatacctagATTTGTAGACTttgtgacaattttttttttttttattcaaatcatCGATTTTTATCTAACGTTTATAAAAACTTTTTctagatataatatatctattttatagATACACGGAATTACGAACTTTGGTAATTACATAAAAAGGGATACGGCCTCACCGATTTCAACGAACTTGAATTATGTTGTCAAGAATGTCCCCAGATGTTCACAAAAAACTTTCATAAAACTTTCACTGTAAATACCATATATAAATGACtggatttttatataatcaactttaacgaataatatgcaaaaatgttaaacattaataaattcaGTCTTGTCGCTGTCAATCGCAAGATAAGATCAGAGTTGGAGCTGCACAAATTTTATGATACCTTTTAACTACTACTACATGTAAATATTCCTGATCTATTCGCCGTATTTATACCGTAGTAAAGCAGATTTGTTACTGCTCATTCGtatatcgttttttttttttttttgttataaaactTTGACAATACTTCCAATAATgtttatatgattttttttttaatcttgatCTATAAAATGTACTAACAAGAACGTTTGGTCGGAAAAAATTAAAGCACCCTGTataccgtataatgtataCCAAATATACTTTTGCaacaaatcaaattttatacaaatcaaAGATTAAAATCGTGCGTGCTTATCATTAAGCTACACGTGGCtgacatacatatatagatacGTACGActctaattatttatatatataaaatagacaGATAAGACATAGCgttcatatttcatatatcagttcatatataaatagatacaTTGAAAATTATCTCGCACTAGCATTGCCGACCGCCTAATAGCGGCTAAATAATACTTTAGCGATCTAGTCTAATCCATGattcgttcatttttcgttttcatttATACAATGTCAAAGGTGGTTGCCTATCTCATCGATAAATTCAGTTTAAGTTGGACTACGTAAAAGCGCATTTCGCTATTCCAGAAAGAAGCGTGATCGTAACGTAAACTATACCAAAGTTTTCTCCAAACATCTCGGAAAAGCGTAAATCAAGCGATAACGTGTATAGAAAAAAGTTGTGCGGAATATCGATCTTGACAATATATTTCAAGATCATTGAAATCGGCGAGACGTGTccttttctatataattaccCGAATTTTATACCCAATTATataggaaatattttgaaaactaaaaaatctacataaaagttacaaaatacGTAGAGCTACAATAGTTACAATTATTCCTTATATCAATATTCATCAATTTTAACGCTTTTGTTTAATATCTACAATTACACTCTCTTATCGTCGTTGGAAGATACTGGCACGGGAATGTGAAGAGACGATAAGATAAGAAGGAAATCTGTTGAAGTTGTGGAGAAACGAGGAGAAGGGATTGAGATAAAACAAATAGAGGAatgaagaaaggagaaagagaagagagttAAGTTAAGATAGCGAGGATCGTCACAAAATGTGACTAAATTCATGCTACGACCAAGCAAGAAACGTCTAGAAACGCGAAGGTGTTTCGACTGTATAGGCTTACAATCGAAACAACGACGATAAGATTATATACATAGCTCTAAATAGCTATTAATAGCTAAATAACTATTTTTAGTCATAGGttcttaaattttaaacataattattatcgCTATTGGGTATTACTATTACTGtttatgtatatgtttatacaATGCAAACCGAACGTCGCAGCAAAGACAACCGCAAAAAGTAAAAGCATAAAAATTTTGTGTATATTCTTGTAAATTCGACCAATCGCgtagagacgcgatcgcgaggaagcgcgtcaacgggagtcgtaaattctcgttacgattagaataatcgacgccacgaacaggtcgatccccttatttctgttGGGATAATAGGGATGATTGAGTTAGTATAACACTGCGGTTAACAGGTTGtagtatatatttcatttccaaCAACTGATTTCACCGATTATATAAATGTTCGGAGATACTTCTGGGTTAGGCTACAATGTTTTTTACAATCAGGTTCAAAATGTTCGACTCGTATAGATAATAGCAACTTGTCGAGTTGGCGACTAAGTTTTGACTCTTTTCGAGTTGGCGCCGGGCTTCTGACTGACTGTCCGCTCTCGTGTTATTACGGAGGAAAGCTCAGTGTGGGTGTGCTTtttgaacgaagaaaaggGATTCGTTGTTCACGCTTTTCATTAGGAAAGTGAAGGTAACGATCcccgatgcccattggttgtAGC
This DNA window, taken from Bombus fervidus isolate BK054 chromosome 14, iyBomFerv1, whole genome shotgun sequence, encodes the following:
- the LOC139994359 gene encoding clavesin-2 — encoded protein: MSFELDTTQPESEALAFAEKELRETENNTKEGLAALKKYIEDDKTLHFRTDDVFLLIFLRPCKFYAKSAYELMKRVADFKDKNAILLSNLMPNDERVAMLEHNVVNVIKGRDHKNRRILIVNCGKSWDPSAVSADQIFRVLYLVHQLAMWEPLTQIYGTVVIMDFDGLSMKQVMGMTPSFCMKLLTFIQEAMPLRLKEVHFVKQPFLFNMVWQMFKPFVKEKLKKRMFFHGNKMSALHAYIPVSHIPKNYGGNLPEIDYTSADWYPVLLQHEDKIKEWNSYGYRKNE